In Pseudomonas sp. GCEP-101, one DNA window encodes the following:
- a CDS encoding M24 family metallopeptidase, with translation MLTAFPARTYRQRVDAVKRRMADRGLDALVVNYPDNINYLTGFDSLGFLWYQALIISPKLAEPVFLTRTSEEPCTWELSCINEAIFYDIARQDPLKIVADVLAQAGLSQARIGLEMTASTFSPAQYNALLGYMPEARFEDAGPLVAENRLIKTAEEIEYQRSAARMADQGMLAAFEALRPGISEVEVAGIVANALGRAGSEYSAISPMCATGRRSTMTHAMPHRQTISHGDVVILEHAGVCNRYHAILMRTAVIGKPSPRVKEVASLLTEAFNAAIEIATPGTPVGEANRVCNQILDRIDLSRTRVHRIGYSLGLAYPPTWLEAMMVDEADDHVFQPNMSFSIEPNLSLYSEGFGIKLGDTVLCGEQGSASLSEIPPELTIID, from the coding sequence ATGCTTACCGCTTTCCCCGCGCGCACCTACCGTCAACGCGTCGACGCCGTCAAACGGCGCATGGCCGATCGTGGCCTGGACGCCCTGGTGGTCAACTACCCGGACAACATCAACTACCTGACCGGCTTCGACAGCCTGGGCTTCCTCTGGTACCAGGCGCTGATCATCTCGCCGAAGCTGGCCGAGCCGGTGTTCCTCACCCGCACCAGCGAGGAGCCCTGCACCTGGGAGCTGTCGTGCATCAACGAGGCGATCTTCTATGACATCGCCCGGCAGGACCCGCTGAAGATCGTCGCCGACGTGCTCGCCCAGGCAGGGCTGAGCCAGGCGCGCATCGGCCTGGAAATGACCGCCTCGACCTTCTCCCCGGCGCAGTACAACGCACTGCTGGGCTATATGCCCGAAGCGCGTTTCGAAGACGCCGGCCCGCTGGTCGCGGAGAACCGCCTGATCAAGACCGCCGAGGAAATCGAATACCAGCGCAGCGCCGCGCGCATGGCCGACCAGGGCATGCTGGCCGCCTTCGAGGCGCTGCGTCCGGGCATCTCCGAAGTGGAAGTGGCCGGCATCGTCGCCAATGCCCTGGGCCGCGCCGGCAGCGAGTACTCGGCGATCAGCCCGATGTGCGCCACCGGCCGCCGCAGCACCATGACCCACGCCATGCCGCACCGCCAGACCATCAGCCATGGCGACGTGGTGATCCTCGAACACGCCGGCGTGTGCAACCGCTACCACGCCATCCTCATGCGCACCGCGGTGATCGGCAAGCCCAGCCCGCGGGTGAAGGAGGTGGCGAGCCTGCTCACCGAGGCCTTCAACGCCGCCATCGAGATCGCCACGCCGGGCACCCCGGTGGGCGAGGCCAACCGCGTGTGCAACCAGATCCTCGACCGCATCGACCTCTCGCGTACGCGCGTGCACCGCATTGGCTACAGCCTGGGGCTGGCCTACCCGCCGACCTGGCTGGAAGCGATGATGGTGGACGAGGCCGACGACCACGTGTTCCAGCCGAACATGTCGTTCTCCATCGAGCCCAACCTGTCCTTGTACAGCGAAGGCTTCGGCATCAAGCTCGGCGACACCGTGCTGTGCGGCGAGCAGGGCTCGGCGAGCCTGTCGGAGATTCCGCCGGAGCTGACGATCATCGACTGA
- a CDS encoding ABC transporter permease: MTPQGTCLSAMPKGVKKPPLPRPPLGHWLSWTALGLSALFLLLPILVIVPLSFGNQRYLAFPDGGWSLRHYATLFDGAWLLSILQSLGLALVVGALSTALAFLFATGIWLQRRFRTVLTLIVLLPMIVPQVVSAMSIYYLDARLGMLDHLLGVGFGHLLMALPYAVIALLVAYARLDLSLYKASRSLGAGLWPTLWHVLLPNVRGGILGGFFMGFVMSWEEVVVTLFTSGLNVVTLPKRIWDGLRYNLDPAIAAVSTLMIVLTLAVMLLRMYLERHRPPS; this comes from the coding sequence GTGACTCCGCAGGGAACCTGTCTCTCCGCCATGCCCAAGGGCGTGAAAAAGCCGCCACTGCCGCGCCCGCCGCTGGGGCACTGGTTGTCCTGGACCGCGCTGGGGCTGTCCGCGCTGTTCCTGCTGCTGCCGATCCTGGTGATCGTGCCGCTGTCGTTCGGCAACCAGCGCTACCTGGCCTTCCCGGACGGCGGCTGGTCGCTGCGCCACTACGCGACGCTGTTCGACGGCGCCTGGCTGCTGTCGATCCTGCAGAGCCTGGGGCTGGCGCTGGTGGTCGGCGCGCTGTCCACCGCGCTGGCCTTCCTCTTCGCCACCGGCATCTGGCTGCAGCGGCGCTTTCGCACCGTGCTGACGCTGATCGTGCTGCTGCCGATGATCGTCCCGCAGGTGGTCTCGGCCATGTCGATCTATTACCTCGACGCGCGCCTGGGCATGCTCGACCACCTGCTGGGCGTCGGCTTCGGCCACCTGCTGATGGCGCTGCCGTACGCGGTGATCGCCCTGCTGGTGGCCTACGCGCGGCTCGACCTGAGCCTGTACAAGGCCTCGCGCTCCCTCGGCGCCGGGCTCTGGCCGACCCTCTGGCACGTGCTGCTGCCCAACGTGCGCGGCGGCATTCTCGGCGGCTTCTTCATGGGCTTCGTGATGAGCTGGGAGGAGGTGGTGGTGACCCTGTTCACCAGCGGCCTGAACGTGGTGACGCTGCCCAAGCGCATCTGGGACGGCCTGCGCTACAACCTCGACCCGGCGATTGCCGCCGTGTCCACCCTGATGATCGTCCTCACCCTGGCGGTGATGCTGCTGCGCATGTACCTCGAACGGCATCGACCGCCTTCCTGA
- a CDS encoding ABC transporter permease gives MRRFAPGVLPVYGLLILPLPVLVVVGYLLPTLGVLGWSFSLPQWGMQNYAAIADNANLQAVIWRTLRICLLTTAISVAIAYLIAYRWRFATPRGRQLIELFVLLPFWLSMLIRAFAWLVLLRNGGLVSQGLMATGWFDAPPPLVRNELGALIGMVHFMVPYAVLPLLSSLKQVDDSLLRASSSLGASHWQTLRDIFIPLTLPGVVAASAIVFVFSLGCFVTPALLGGGKAAMLAEYIYVQMFQLSNWGLGAALSIVLMLLVVGCALLFGQLIGYRRLLGRTEL, from the coding sequence ATGCGACGTTTCGCACCGGGCGTGCTGCCGGTCTACGGCCTGCTGATCCTGCCCCTGCCTGTGCTCGTGGTGGTCGGCTACCTGCTGCCGACCCTCGGCGTGCTCGGCTGGAGCTTCAGCCTGCCGCAGTGGGGCATGCAGAACTACGCGGCGATTGCCGACAACGCCAACCTGCAGGCGGTGATCTGGCGCACCCTGCGCATCTGCCTGCTGACCACCGCGATCAGCGTCGCCATCGCCTACCTGATCGCCTACCGCTGGCGCTTCGCAACGCCGCGCGGCCGGCAGCTGATCGAGCTGTTCGTGCTGCTGCCGTTCTGGCTGTCGATGCTGATCCGCGCCTTCGCCTGGCTGGTGCTGCTGCGCAACGGTGGGCTGGTCAGCCAGGGGCTGATGGCCACCGGCTGGTTCGACGCGCCGCCGCCGCTGGTGCGCAACGAGCTGGGCGCGCTGATCGGCATGGTGCACTTCATGGTGCCCTATGCGGTGCTGCCGCTGCTGTCGTCGCTGAAACAGGTGGACGACAGCCTGCTGCGCGCCTCCAGCAGCCTGGGCGCGAGCCACTGGCAGACGCTCAGGGACATCTTCATCCCGCTGACCCTGCCCGGCGTGGTCGCCGCCTCGGCCATCGTCTTCGTGTTCAGCCTCGGCTGTTTCGTCACCCCCGCGCTGCTGGGTGGCGGCAAGGCCGCGATGCTCGCCGAGTACATCTACGTGCAGATGTTCCAGCTTTCCAACTGGGGCCTGGGCGCGGCGCTGAGCATCGTACTGATGCTGCTGGTGGTGGGTTGCGCGCTGCTGTTCGGACAACTCATCGGCTACCGCCGCCTGCTCGGGAGGACTGAGCTGTGA
- a CDS encoding ABC transporter substrate-binding protein, with the protein MKERQGFIEDAIEIAAEKGERAGISRRDFNRSLLLLAAASALPFGTAGRAFAASGNLVLANWGGDAVPAFEKSFGGFDQASGLALKVDGSGPTEGALKTQVSSGAVRWDVCDGEMYSSYRLGREQFLTPIDYGIVDKSLIGYGDVHDFGLANYTYSYVIGYDHERFGKNPPRSWADFWDVKKYPGKRTLYKWMSANLECALLADGVPPEQLYPLDVDRALRKIEQLLPHIATHWSTGAESQQLIRDGEVSLAQMWHTRAELVKNDTAGKIDWSFDGGIVSPSVWMVPRNNPAGAKAAMDFIAYALRPEVQARLMEVYNMGPVNLKANDLLSAQLQAINPTAPDNLKKQVSLNNKWHAEHYGETLERYLALIGG; encoded by the coding sequence ATGAAAGAACGCCAGGGCTTCATCGAAGACGCCATCGAGATCGCCGCCGAGAAAGGCGAGCGCGCCGGCATCAGCCGCCGCGATTTCAACCGCAGCCTGCTGCTGCTCGCCGCCGCCAGTGCGCTGCCGTTCGGCACCGCTGGGCGCGCCTTCGCCGCCAGCGGCAACCTGGTGCTGGCCAACTGGGGCGGCGATGCGGTGCCGGCCTTCGAGAAGAGCTTCGGCGGCTTCGACCAGGCGTCCGGCCTGGCGCTGAAGGTGGACGGCAGCGGCCCCACCGAGGGCGCGCTGAAGACCCAGGTGAGCAGCGGCGCGGTGCGCTGGGACGTGTGCGATGGCGAGATGTATTCGTCCTACCGGCTGGGCAGGGAGCAGTTCCTCACGCCCATCGACTACGGTATCGTCGACAAGTCGCTGATCGGCTACGGCGACGTGCATGACTTCGGCCTCGCCAACTACACCTACAGCTATGTGATCGGCTACGACCACGAACGCTTCGGCAAGAACCCGCCCAGGTCCTGGGCCGACTTCTGGGACGTGAAGAAGTACCCGGGCAAGCGCACCCTCTACAAGTGGATGAGCGCCAACCTCGAATGCGCGCTGCTGGCCGACGGCGTGCCGCCCGAGCAGCTCTACCCGCTGGACGTGGACCGCGCCCTGCGCAAGATCGAGCAGTTGCTGCCGCACATCGCCACCCACTGGTCCACCGGCGCCGAATCGCAGCAGCTGATCCGCGACGGCGAGGTGAGCCTGGCGCAGATGTGGCACACCCGCGCCGAGCTGGTGAAGAACGACACCGCCGGCAAGATCGACTGGAGCTTCGACGGCGGCATCGTCTCGCCGTCCGTGTGGATGGTGCCCAGGAACAACCCGGCCGGCGCGAAGGCAGCCATGGACTTCATCGCCTATGCCCTTCGTCCTGAAGTCCAGGCCAGGCTCATGGAGGTCTACAACATGGGCCCGGTGAACCTCAAGGCGAACGACCTGCTCAGCGCCCAGCTGCAGGCGATCAACCCCACCGCGCCGGACAACCTGAAGAAGCAGGTGTCGCTGAACAACAAGTGGCACGCCGAACACTACGGTGAAACCCTGGAGCGCTATCTCGCGCTGATCGGTGGCTGA
- a CDS encoding ABC transporter ATP-binding protein — MQHFVDLLGLGKRYGNLQVLSDLSLSIRQGEFLTLLGPSGSGKSTTLMMLAGFVEPSEGRIEQDGRDITRLSPDQREFGVVFQGYALFPHMSVAQNVAYPLRIRKVPGAEIERRVAEVLERVGLAGMGERGIGQLSGGQQQRVALARALVFKPKLLLLDEPLSALDRRLRQEMQGELARMHKDFGTTFVFVTHDQEEALALSDRIAVFNKGRLEQVGTPREVYERPASRFVANFLGDTNLLEVGVVGREAEATLCDFRGQHLRVANTANAGQGGKSWLAVRPEHIDLRPLQDAGRDNGLCATAGPATYQGAHVNLELSLEQGDRLDLRLPVSHPLLGSLRSGQRYWCSWSPQHCHLLSA; from the coding sequence ATGCAGCATTTCGTCGACTTGCTCGGCCTGGGCAAGCGCTACGGCAACCTGCAGGTCCTGAGCGACCTCAGCCTGAGCATCCGCCAGGGCGAATTCCTCACGCTGCTGGGGCCGTCCGGCTCGGGCAAGAGCACCACGCTGATGATGCTCGCCGGCTTCGTCGAGCCCAGCGAAGGGCGCATCGAGCAGGATGGCCGCGACATCACCCGCCTGTCGCCGGACCAGCGCGAGTTCGGCGTGGTGTTCCAGGGCTACGCGCTGTTCCCGCACATGAGCGTGGCGCAGAACGTTGCCTACCCGCTGCGCATCCGCAAGGTGCCGGGCGCGGAGATCGAGCGCCGGGTCGCCGAAGTGCTGGAGCGCGTCGGCCTCGCCGGCATGGGCGAGCGCGGCATCGGCCAGCTGTCCGGCGGCCAGCAGCAGCGCGTGGCGCTGGCCCGGGCGCTGGTGTTCAAGCCGAAACTGCTGTTGCTCGACGAGCCGCTGTCCGCCCTCGACCGCCGCCTGCGCCAGGAGATGCAGGGCGAGCTGGCACGCATGCACAAGGACTTCGGCACCACTTTCGTCTTCGTCACCCACGACCAGGAAGAAGCCCTCGCGCTGTCGGATCGCATCGCCGTGTTCAACAAGGGCCGCCTGGAACAGGTCGGCACCCCGCGCGAGGTCTACGAGCGCCCGGCCAGCCGCTTCGTCGCCAACTTCCTCGGCGACACCAACCTGCTGGAGGTCGGCGTGGTCGGTCGCGAGGCCGAAGCCACGCTCTGCGATTTCCGTGGCCAGCATCTGCGCGTGGCCAATACGGCCAATGCCGGCCAGGGCGGCAAGAGCTGGCTGGCGGTGCGCCCGGAGCACATCGACCTGCGCCCGCTGCAGGACGCCGGCCGCGACAACGGCCTCTGCGCCACTGCGGGTCCTGCGACCTACCAGGGCGCCCACGTCAATCTCGAACTGAGCCTGGAGCAGGGCGACCGCCTCGACCTGCGCCTGCCGGTGTCGCACCCGCTGCTGGGCAGCCTGCGCAGCGGTCAGCGCTATTGGTGCAGCTGGTCGCCGCAGCACTGCCACCTGTTGTCCGCCTGA
- a CDS encoding LysR substrate-binding domain-containing protein, whose protein sequence is MRQNSAFRLPSLIALRAFEALVRQGSISRAALELHVTHGAVSHQVKKLEEELGVALMERQGKGVKLTPAGRQLSQQISSAFDQLRDIRRALPTEEPAGELRIACAPALLARVSSLLEKFLRNYQEVALHLLPMTSDLGEVDMVISFGETHIEGQRFAALGDIRYFPVCSPRLLNTQEHLRKPRDLARQVLLHEDDGFDWNRYFLAAGVPGLQARQNVFLPDAYLTIRAALAGGGVTISDHILAGEELHQGRLVRLFDIDFPAPHPYFLIIPPHGNQALAREFADWLLHELEAIPAFD, encoded by the coding sequence ATGCGTCAGAACAGTGCGTTTCGCCTGCCGTCTCTCATCGCCCTGCGCGCTTTCGAGGCACTGGTGCGGCAGGGCAGCATCAGCCGCGCCGCGCTGGAGCTGCACGTCACCCACGGGGCGGTCAGCCACCAGGTGAAGAAGCTGGAAGAGGAGCTGGGCGTGGCACTGATGGAGCGCCAGGGCAAGGGCGTCAAGCTGACTCCGGCCGGGCGCCAGCTGAGCCAGCAGATCAGCAGCGCCTTCGACCAGCTGCGCGACATCCGCCGCGCCCTGCCCACCGAGGAGCCGGCCGGCGAGCTGCGCATCGCCTGCGCCCCGGCGCTGCTGGCGCGGGTGTCATCGCTGCTGGAAAAATTCCTGCGCAACTACCAGGAAGTCGCCCTGCACCTGCTGCCGATGACCAGCGACCTGGGCGAGGTGGACATGGTGATCTCCTTCGGCGAGACGCACATCGAAGGCCAGCGCTTCGCCGCGCTGGGCGACATCCGCTACTTCCCGGTGTGCAGCCCGCGCCTGCTCAACACCCAGGAACACCTGCGCAAACCCCGCGATCTGGCGCGCCAGGTCCTGCTGCACGAAGACGACGGCTTCGACTGGAACCGCTACTTCCTCGCCGCCGGCGTGCCCGGCTTGCAGGCGCGGCAGAACGTCTTCCTGCCCGACGCCTACCTGACCATCCGCGCCGCCCTGGCCGGCGGCGGCGTGACCATCAGCGACCACATCCTGGCCGGCGAAGAGCTGCACCAGGGGCGGCTGGTGCGCCTGTTCGACATCGACTTCCCGGCGCCCCACCCCTACTTCCTGATCATCCCGCCCCACGGCAACCAGGCGTTGGCGCGGGAGTTCGCGGATTGGCTGCTGCATGAGCTGGAGGCGATTCCGGCGTTTGATTGA
- a CDS encoding efflux RND transporter permease subunit has translation MVDLKQGEMPVVRELRDFDTHSGNLLERLVFNHRALFIALIALVTVVLGYMAVTRLEMRPAFEKMIPHGDPYIRNYLDNRAALRGLGNSVRVVVENPTGDIFDPAYLANLRQISDQLFLSHGVDRAWMKSLWLPAVRWTEVTEEGFQGGPVMPDGYDGKPESIGQLRQNIARAGIVGSLVGNDFRSSMLVVPLLDRDSATGKGIDYREFSRALDDLRLKYEYLGDERAFAAGEEGKGPVRLHVIGFAKLVGDLIDGLVRVMFFFGLAVVTAFVIILFYTRCLRSSLLVIGCSLLAVVWQLGLVAWLGYALDPYSILVPFLIFAIGVSHATQKMNGIMQDIGRGTHKQVAARNTFRRLFLAGVTALLSDAVGFAVLMLIDIPVIQDLAIAASIGVAVLIFTSLLMMPVALSYVGVSPKAAARALREDRQADQHVGLGKLWDLLDRFTQRRWAGVTLIIAALLGAGGLLVSQHLQIGDLDAGAPELRADSRYNRDNAYITSHYALSSDLFAVMVKTAPEGCLNYRTLILADRLGWALQQHEGVQATTSLVNAVRQITAGTYEGNPKFASLQRNQDVLNYAAQQASVNTPELFNTECSLMPVIAFLKDHKAQTLDEVAGIAETFARANSTPERQFLLAAGSAGIEAATNRVVREANHRMLFYVYAAVGIFCLITFRSWRATLVALLPLVLTSILCEALMVMMGIGVKVATLPVIALGVGIGVDYALYLLSVQLQLQRAGLPLSVAYQQAVAFTGKVVALVGVTLAAGVITWAWSPIKFQADMGILLTFMFLWNMLGALILIPALSHFLLGGKKL, from the coding sequence ATGGTCGACCTGAAGCAAGGCGAGATGCCTGTAGTCCGCGAACTGCGGGACTTTGACACCCACAGCGGGAACCTGCTGGAGCGCCTGGTGTTCAACCACCGCGCGCTGTTCATCGCCCTGATCGCGCTGGTCACCGTGGTGCTGGGCTACATGGCCGTGACGCGCCTGGAGATGCGCCCGGCGTTCGAGAAGATGATCCCCCACGGCGACCCGTACATCCGCAACTACCTGGACAACCGCGCCGCCCTGCGCGGCCTGGGCAACTCGGTGCGGGTGGTGGTGGAAAATCCCACGGGCGACATCTTCGACCCGGCCTACCTCGCCAACCTGCGGCAGATCAGCGACCAGCTGTTCCTCAGCCACGGCGTCGACCGCGCCTGGATGAAGTCGCTGTGGTTGCCGGCGGTGCGCTGGACCGAGGTCACCGAGGAAGGCTTCCAGGGCGGCCCGGTGATGCCCGACGGCTACGACGGCAAGCCCGAATCCATCGGGCAACTGCGCCAGAACATCGCCCGCGCCGGCATCGTCGGCAGCCTGGTGGGCAACGACTTCCGCTCCAGCATGCTGGTGGTGCCGCTGCTGGACCGCGACTCGGCCACCGGCAAGGGCATCGACTACCGCGAATTCTCCCGCGCCCTCGACGACCTGCGGCTGAAGTACGAATACCTGGGCGACGAGCGCGCCTTCGCCGCCGGCGAGGAGGGCAAGGGCCCGGTGCGCCTGCACGTGATCGGCTTCGCCAAGCTGGTGGGCGACCTGATCGACGGCCTGGTGCGGGTGATGTTCTTCTTCGGCCTGGCGGTGGTCACCGCCTTCGTCATCATCCTCTTCTATACCCGCTGCCTGCGCAGCAGCCTGCTGGTGATCGGTTGCTCGCTGCTGGCCGTGGTCTGGCAACTCGGCCTGGTGGCCTGGCTGGGCTACGCGCTGGACCCATACTCGATCCTGGTGCCGTTCCTGATCTTCGCCATCGGCGTGTCCCACGCCACCCAGAAGATGAACGGCATCATGCAGGACATCGGCCGCGGCACCCACAAGCAGGTCGCCGCGCGCAACACCTTCCGCCGCCTGTTCCTGGCCGGCGTCACCGCGCTGCTGTCCGATGCCGTGGGCTTTGCCGTGCTGATGCTGATCGACATCCCGGTCATCCAGGACCTGGCCATCGCCGCCAGTATCGGCGTGGCGGTGCTGATCTTCACCTCGCTGCTGATGATGCCGGTGGCGCTGTCCTACGTCGGCGTCAGCCCGAAGGCCGCCGCCCGCGCCCTGCGCGAGGACCGCCAGGCGGACCAGCATGTCGGCCTGGGCAAGCTGTGGGACCTGCTGGACCGCTTCACCCAGCGCCGCTGGGCCGGCGTCACCCTGATCATCGCCGCGCTGCTGGGCGCCGGCGGCCTGCTGGTCAGCCAGCACCTGCAGATCGGCGACCTCGACGCCGGCGCCCCGGAGCTGCGCGCGGACTCGCGCTACAACCGCGACAACGCCTACATCACCAGCCACTACGCGCTCTCCAGCGACCTCTTCGCGGTGATGGTGAAGACCGCGCCGGAAGGCTGCCTGAACTACCGCACGCTGATCCTCGCCGACCGCCTGGGCTGGGCACTGCAACAGCATGAGGGCGTGCAGGCGACCACCTCGCTGGTCAACGCCGTGCGGCAGATCACTGCCGGCACCTACGAGGGCAACCCCAAGTTCGCCAGCCTGCAGCGCAACCAGGACGTGCTCAACTACGCCGCCCAGCAGGCCTCGGTGAACACCCCGGAGCTGTTCAACACCGAATGCTCGCTGATGCCGGTGATCGCCTTCCTCAAGGACCACAAGGCGCAGACCCTGGATGAAGTGGCCGGCATCGCCGAGACCTTCGCCCGCGCCAACAGCACGCCGGAGCGCCAGTTCCTGCTGGCCGCCGGCAGCGCCGGGATCGAAGCGGCGACCAACCGCGTGGTGCGCGAGGCCAACCACCGCATGCTGTTCTACGTCTACGCCGCGGTGGGCATCTTCTGCCTGATCACCTTCCGCAGCTGGCGCGCGACCCTGGTGGCGCTGCTGCCGCTGGTGCTCACCTCGATCCTCTGCGAAGCGCTGATGGTGATGATGGGCATCGGCGTGAAGGTCGCCACGCTGCCGGTGATCGCGCTGGGCGTGGGCATCGGGGTGGACTACGCGTTGTACCTGCTCAGCGTGCAGCTGCAACTGCAGCGTGCCGGGTTGCCGTTGTCGGTCGCCTACCAGCAGGCCGTGGCCTTTACCGGCAAGGTGGTCGCGCTGGTCGGCGTGACCCTGGCGGCGGGCGTCATCACCTGGGCCTGGTCGCCGATCAAGTTCCAGGCGGACATGGGCATCCTGCTGACCTTCATGTTCCTCTGGAACATGCTGGGGGCGCTGATCCTGATTCCGGCGCTGTCGCATTTCCTGCTGGGCGGGAAGAAGCTCTGA
- a CDS encoding WD40/YVTN/BNR-like repeat-containing protein — protein sequence MQIPFKRLLILGALLLAGGAQAGEKAETFVDVLDQPAPHSANPSRAPLLAVTRADKRLVSVGPRGHILYSDDGGTSWRQAEVPVSSDLTAVRFPTPQDGWAVGHDGVVLHSADGGQHWERQLDGRQVGQVMLDYYAAHPQPDNATWLDQARRYQEEGADKPFLDLWFRDANEGFVIGAFNLILHTRDGGRTWEPWNHRIDNPQALHLTAMAASGDDLFIVGEQGLLLRLDRQQEDPQQRFVALQSPYAGSFFGVIAQPGLIFAYGLRGHAIRSLDNGASWSAVDTGLPVSLTAASLDANGRLYLFSQAGQGLVSDDRGASFKPLELAERLPVSGAVAGPGRLLLVGARGVRENAMPVR from the coding sequence ATGCAGATCCCCTTCAAGCGCCTGCTGATCCTGGGCGCCTTGCTGCTGGCGGGCGGCGCCCAGGCCGGTGAGAAGGCCGAGACCTTCGTCGACGTACTCGACCAGCCGGCGCCCCACAGCGCCAACCCCTCCCGCGCGCCGCTGCTGGCCGTCACCCGCGCCGACAAGCGCCTGGTGAGCGTCGGCCCGCGCGGCCACATTCTCTATTCCGACGATGGCGGCACCAGCTGGCGCCAGGCCGAGGTGCCGGTCAGCTCCGACCTCACCGCCGTGCGCTTCCCCACGCCGCAGGACGGCTGGGCGGTCGGCCACGACGGCGTGGTGCTGCACAGCGCCGACGGCGGCCAGCACTGGGAGCGCCAGCTCGACGGCCGGCAGGTCGGCCAGGTGATGCTCGACTACTACGCCGCCCACCCGCAGCCGGACAACGCCACCTGGCTGGACCAGGCGCGCCGGTACCAGGAGGAGGGCGCCGACAAGCCGTTCCTCGACCTGTGGTTCCGCGATGCCAACGAAGGCTTCGTGATCGGCGCGTTCAACCTGATCCTGCACACCCGCGACGGCGGCCGTACCTGGGAGCCGTGGAACCATCGCATCGACAACCCGCAGGCACTGCACCTGACCGCCATGGCGGCCAGCGGCGACGACCTATTCATCGTTGGCGAGCAGGGCCTGTTGCTGCGCCTGGACCGGCAACAGGAAGACCCGCAGCAGCGCTTCGTCGCCCTGCAGTCGCCCTATGCCGGCAGCTTCTTCGGCGTGATCGCGCAACCCGGCCTGATCTTCGCCTACGGCCTGCGCGGCCATGCGATCCGCAGCCTCGACAACGGCGCGAGCTGGAGCGCGGTGGACACCGGCCTGCCGGTCAGCCTGACCGCCGCCAGCCTCGACGCCAACGGTCGGCTGTACCTGTTCAGCCAGGCCGGCCAGGGCCTGGTCAGCGACGACCGTGGCGCCAGCTTCAAGCCCCTGGAGCTGGCCGAGCGCCTGCCCGTCAGCGGCGCGGTGGCCGGCCCCGGCCGCCTGTTGCTGGTGGGTGCCCGCGGCGTGCGCGAGAACGCCATGCCGGTGCGCTGA